One segment of Streptomyces sp. TG1A-8 DNA contains the following:
- the pxpA gene encoding LamB/YcsF family protein has product MTAIDLNADLGEGFGRWRLTDDEQLLSVVTSANVACGFHAGDPVTMRRVCELAAARGVAIGAQVSYRDLAGFGRRAMDVPSAELAAEVAYQIGALEVFARAAGARVAYVKPHGALYNRVVHDGEQAAAVIEGVLLADTALPVLGLPGSRLLDLAARAGLPAVTEAFADRAYTDEGTLVPRGRDGAVVTDPDAVVERSVGLARSGEVIAHSGTRITVRARSLCLHGDTPGAVELARRVRGRLAAAGVRVEAFA; this is encoded by the coding sequence ATGACCGCGATCGATCTGAACGCCGACCTCGGCGAGGGCTTCGGCCGCTGGCGGCTCACCGACGACGAACAGCTGCTGTCCGTCGTCACCAGCGCCAACGTGGCCTGCGGGTTCCACGCCGGGGATCCGGTCACCATGCGCCGGGTGTGCGAACTGGCGGCGGCGCGCGGGGTGGCGATCGGCGCGCAGGTCTCCTACCGCGACCTCGCCGGGTTCGGACGGCGCGCGATGGACGTGCCGTCCGCCGAACTGGCGGCCGAGGTGGCCTACCAGATCGGTGCCCTGGAGGTGTTCGCCCGGGCGGCGGGCGCGCGCGTGGCGTACGTCAAGCCGCACGGCGCGCTCTACAACCGGGTCGTGCACGACGGGGAGCAGGCCGCCGCGGTGATCGAGGGCGTGCTGCTGGCCGACACCGCGCTGCCGGTGCTGGGACTGCCCGGTTCGCGCCTGCTGGACCTGGCCGCGCGGGCGGGCCTGCCGGCCGTCACCGAGGCGTTCGCCGACCGCGCGTACACCGACGAGGGCACGCTCGTGCCGCGCGGCCGGGACGGCGCGGTGGTGACCGACCCGGACGCCGTCGTGGAGCGTTCGGTGGGTCTGGCGCGCTCCGGCGAGGTCATCGCGCACTCCGGCACGCGCATCACGGTGCGCGCCCGTTCGCTGTGCCTGCACGGCGACACGCCCGGCGCGGTGGAGCTGGCCCGCCGGGTGCGCGGGCGGCTGGCCGCGGCGGGCGTGCGGGTGGAGGCGTTCGCATGA
- a CDS encoding MFS transporter: MSTTPPPRSVTSGVPPKPGGGAHDNRAFDWLRALGPRGRHAFAGAFGGYALDSYDYFTLPLSMVALSAYFGLDSGRTGLFTTVTLVVSAVGGAVAGVVADRVGRVRALMITVITYAVFTVACGFAPTYETLLVFRALQGLGFGGEWAVGAILVAEYASARHRGRTLGAVQSAWAVGWALAAVVYTLVFSFAGDDLAWRVMFWTGALPALLVVWLRRRVHDAPEAAAARERSPRRGSFAAILRPGTAGSPGLLRTTVFAGLLSTGVQGGYYTLATWVPTYLKSERGLSVVGTGGYLAFLISGAFLGYLTGGQLTDRLGRRRNIWLFALLSAVCVLAYAHIPQGAGTLLLVLGFPLGFCMSAIFSGFGCYLSELYPTAVRGTGQGFTYNTGRAVGAVFPSLVGFLADGWGVGGALVFGAVGYGLAALALLGLPETRGRELA; encoded by the coding sequence ATGAGCACGACCCCACCGCCCCGGTCCGTGACCTCCGGCGTGCCTCCGAAGCCGGGCGGAGGCGCCCACGACAACCGCGCGTTCGACTGGCTGCGCGCCCTCGGCCCGCGCGGCCGGCACGCGTTCGCCGGCGCCTTCGGCGGGTACGCCCTGGATTCCTACGACTACTTCACGCTGCCGCTGAGCATGGTGGCGCTCTCGGCGTACTTCGGCCTGGACAGCGGCCGCACGGGCCTGTTCACCACGGTCACCCTCGTGGTCTCCGCGGTCGGCGGTGCCGTGGCGGGCGTGGTCGCGGACCGGGTGGGCCGGGTCCGGGCGCTGATGATCACGGTGATCACGTACGCCGTCTTCACCGTCGCCTGCGGCTTCGCGCCCACCTACGAGACGCTGCTGGTCTTCCGCGCGCTGCAGGGCCTCGGCTTCGGCGGCGAGTGGGCGGTCGGGGCGATCCTGGTCGCCGAGTACGCGAGCGCGCGGCACCGGGGCCGCACGCTCGGCGCGGTCCAGAGTGCCTGGGCGGTCGGCTGGGCACTGGCCGCGGTGGTCTACACGCTGGTCTTCTCCTTCGCCGGCGACGACCTGGCATGGCGCGTGATGTTCTGGACCGGGGCGCTGCCCGCGCTCCTGGTGGTGTGGCTGCGCCGCCGGGTGCACGACGCGCCGGAGGCGGCGGCGGCCCGCGAACGCAGCCCCCGGCGCGGCTCGTTCGCCGCGATCCTCCGGCCGGGCACGGCCGGCTCGCCGGGCCTGCTGCGGACGACGGTCTTCGCGGGCCTGCTGTCCACGGGCGTGCAGGGCGGCTACTACACCCTGGCCACCTGGGTGCCGACGTACCTGAAGTCCGAGCGCGGCCTGTCCGTCGTGGGCACCGGCGGCTACCTGGCCTTCCTGATCTCCGGCGCCTTCCTCGGCTACCTGACCGGAGGCCAGCTCACCGACCGGCTCGGCCGGCGCCGCAACATCTGGCTCTTCGCGCTGCTGTCGGCGGTCTGCGTCCTGGCGTACGCCCACATCCCCCAGGGCGCCGGCACCTTGTTGCTGGTGCTCGGTTTCCCGCTCGGCTTCTGCATGTCGGCGATCTTCAGCGGCTTCGGCTGCTACCTGAGCGAGCTGTACCCGACGGCGGTGCGCGGCACGGGGCAGGGCTTCACGTACAACACGGGCCGGGCGGTGGGCGCGGTGTTCCCGTCCCTGGTCGGCTTCCTGGCCGACGGCTGGGGAGTGGGCGGGGCCCTGGTGTTCGGCGCGGTCGGCTACGGTCTCGCGGCACTGGCGCTGCTCGGGCTGCCGGAGACGCGCGGGAGGGAGCTGGCGTGA
- a CDS encoding GntR family transcriptional regulator, which translates to MAEQLTELADDRALLGRTSTAERVSDILRSRIAEGYFPPGTRLSEDGIGGALGVSRNTLREAFRLLTHERLLVHELNRGVFVRVLTVEDVEDIYRTRTLVECAVVRGLGEPPYALGALAAAVEEGQRAAHDHDWKALGTADIHFHRELVALAASERTDELMRSVFAELRLAFHVVDDPRRLHEPYLVRNRRLLRTLEAGDRQEAERMLETYLADSLERVVEVYRRRIGEDGTGAR; encoded by the coding sequence ATGGCAGAGCAGCTGACGGAACTGGCCGACGACCGCGCCCTCCTGGGGCGCACCAGCACCGCCGAACGCGTCTCCGACATCCTCAGGAGCCGCATCGCCGAGGGCTACTTCCCGCCGGGCACCCGCCTGTCCGAGGACGGCATCGGCGGGGCGCTCGGCGTCTCCCGCAACACCCTGCGCGAGGCGTTCCGGCTGCTCACCCACGAGCGCCTGCTCGTGCACGAACTCAACCGGGGCGTGTTCGTCCGCGTCCTGACCGTGGAGGACGTGGAGGACATATACCGCACCCGGACCCTGGTCGAGTGCGCCGTCGTGCGCGGCCTCGGCGAGCCGCCGTACGCGCTCGGCGCACTGGCCGCCGCCGTCGAGGAGGGACAACGGGCCGCCCACGACCACGACTGGAAGGCACTGGGCACCGCCGACATCCACTTCCACCGGGAACTGGTCGCCCTGGCCGCCAGCGAACGCACCGACGAGCTGATGCGCAGCGTCTTCGCCGAACTCCGCCTGGCCTTCCACGTCGTGGACGACCCGCGCCGGCTGCACGAGCCGTACCTCGTCCGCAACCGCCGGCTCCTGCGGACGCTGGAGGCCGGCGACCGGCAGGAGGCGGAGCGGATGCTGGAGACCTACCTCGCGGACTCGCTGGAACGGGTCGTGGAGGTCTACCGGCGGCGCATCGGCGAGGACGGCACCGGCGCCCGCTGA
- a CDS encoding nitrate- and nitrite sensing domain-containing protein, which translates to MRFRGKSVRRKIVALLLVPLVSLAAIWGFATVHTGREAADLVRVSRVVQDIGYPTEDAVRGLQQERRQSLVYLADPRAPGALAALHRAHTATDRTVTELRRHAGDRGLLDGMDADDNEHFTTVLDAFHGLDDLRRGVRERSVTRAQALDLYNRLVDPCFSLLASLDGIDDVEMDKQGRALVNVIRARELLSREDALLGSALVAGRLSRDETRDVSDLAAQRTLLYGISLPLLPAAERDRYERLWKSATTAPLRTAERNVIGTGSAVPGGVTARNWDTAAANVLGDLGRLDDQVGDRLQDRTRPVAVGVIAQAAAAGLLGLVALLLSLVLSVRVGRGLVRDLKQLRQEAHEASGVRLPSVMRRLSAGEQVDVETEVPRLEYEKNEIGEVGQALNTLQRAAVEAAVKQAELRAGVSEVFVNLARRSQVLLHKQLTLLDTMERRTEDTDELADLFRLDHLTTRMRRHAEGLVILSGAAPSRQWRRPVQLMDVVRAAVAEVEDYERVEVRRLPRIAVNGPAVADLTHLVAELLENATVFSPPHTAVQVLGERVSNGFTLEIHDRGLGMTAEALLDANLRLAETPEFELSDTDRLGLFVVSRLARRQRVRVSLQPSPYGGTTAVVFIPDTLLSDDIPETDGTGFRLDRERSPQEAEPTARRLTARARVPELPQVPGLPALPASLLGPVELEAPVDLDALDDFPGALPEEDSERGGLFRPRHFPARADDPAVPRLSGLPPSASPRADDPGERTGGPVPLPRRRTPKLVSSHGRPVAGQGPRRDPDGQPPAGPRRAEPGGPAALPVRRREEPDRRAAGSAERAGARPAAPGDGGHESSGTPSPPGRPRSATAASGAGRDDGTPPAGGTAPASAPGAGPLPRRRRQASLAPQLKQDPERRAEHEARPEDRDADEVRSRMASLQRGWQRGREENAAGDGARNGTARGTTKGDGP; encoded by the coding sequence ATGCGCTTTCGCGGGAAGTCGGTCCGCCGGAAGATCGTGGCGCTGCTTCTCGTGCCGCTGGTGTCCCTGGCCGCCATCTGGGGCTTCGCCACGGTGCACACGGGGCGTGAGGCCGCCGACCTGGTCCGCGTGTCCAGGGTGGTGCAGGACATCGGCTACCCCACCGAGGACGCCGTCCGCGGCCTGCAGCAGGAACGGCGCCAGAGCCTCGTCTACCTCGCCGACCCGCGGGCCCCCGGTGCCCTCGCGGCGCTGCACCGCGCCCACACCGCCACCGACCGGACCGTCACCGAGCTCCGCAGGCACGCCGGGGACCGCGGCCTCCTCGACGGCATGGACGCGGACGACAACGAGCACTTCACCACCGTCCTCGACGCCTTCCACGGGCTGGACGACCTGCGTCGCGGCGTCCGGGAGCGCTCGGTCACCCGCGCCCAGGCCCTCGACCTCTACAACCGGCTCGTCGACCCCTGCTTCTCCCTGCTCGCCAGCCTGGACGGCATCGACGACGTCGAGATGGACAAGCAGGGGCGGGCCCTGGTCAACGTCATCCGTGCCCGGGAACTGCTCTCCCGCGAGGACGCCCTGCTGGGTTCGGCGCTGGTGGCCGGCCGGCTCTCCCGTGACGAGACCCGGGACGTCTCCGACCTCGCCGCCCAGCGCACCCTGCTGTACGGCATCAGCCTGCCGCTGCTGCCCGCCGCGGAACGCGACCGGTACGAACGCCTCTGGAAGAGCGCCACCACCGCCCCGCTGCGCACGGCCGAGCGGAACGTGATCGGCACCGGCTCCGCAGTGCCCGGCGGCGTCACCGCGCGGAACTGGGACACCGCCGCGGCGAACGTCCTGGGCGACCTCGGCCGCCTGGACGACCAGGTCGGCGACCGGCTCCAGGACCGCACGCGGCCCGTGGCCGTGGGGGTGATCGCCCAGGCGGCCGCCGCCGGCCTCCTCGGCCTCGTCGCCCTCCTGCTCTCCCTGGTGCTCTCCGTGCGCGTCGGCCGCGGTCTCGTCCGCGACCTCAAGCAGTTGCGCCAGGAGGCGCACGAGGCGTCCGGGGTGCGGCTGCCCAGCGTGATGCGCCGCCTCTCCGCCGGCGAACAGGTCGACGTCGAGACCGAGGTCCCGCGCCTGGAGTACGAGAAGAACGAGATCGGCGAGGTCGGCCAGGCGCTCAACACCCTGCAGCGCGCGGCCGTCGAGGCAGCGGTCAAACAGGCCGAACTGCGGGCCGGGGTCTCCGAGGTCTTCGTCAACCTCGCCCGCCGCAGCCAGGTGCTGCTGCACAAGCAGCTCACCCTGCTCGACACCATGGAGCGCAGGACCGAGGACACCGACGAACTCGCCGACCTCTTCCGCCTGGACCACCTCACCACCCGCATGCGCCGGCACGCCGAGGGCCTGGTGATCCTCTCCGGTGCCGCGCCGTCGCGGCAGTGGCGCCGCCCCGTGCAGCTCATGGACGTCGTCCGCGCCGCCGTCGCCGAGGTCGAGGACTACGAACGCGTCGAGGTCCGCCGCCTGCCGCGCATCGCCGTCAACGGGCCGGCCGTCGCCGACCTCACCCACCTCGTGGCCGAACTCCTGGAGAACGCCACGGTGTTCTCGCCCCCGCACACCGCCGTCCAGGTCCTCGGCGAACGGGTCTCCAACGGCTTCACCCTGGAGATCCACGACCGGGGGCTCGGCATGACGGCCGAGGCGCTGCTCGACGCCAACCTCCGGCTCGCCGAGACCCCCGAGTTCGAACTCTCCGACACCGACCGGCTCGGCCTGTTCGTGGTCAGCCGCCTCGCCCGGCGCCAGCGCGTCCGGGTCTCCCTCCAGCCGTCCCCCTACGGCGGCACCACCGCCGTGGTCTTCATCCCCGACACGCTGCTCAGCGACGACATCCCGGAGACCGACGGCACCGGCTTCCGCCTCGACCGGGAGCGCTCCCCGCAGGAGGCCGAGCCCACGGCGCGGCGCCTCACCGCGCGTGCGCGGGTGCCGGAGCTGCCGCAGGTGCCGGGGCTGCCCGCTCTGCCGGCCTCCTTGCTGGGCCCGGTCGAGCTGGAGGCGCCGGTGGACCTGGACGCCCTCGACGACTTCCCCGGGGCGCTGCCGGAGGAGGACAGCGAGCGCGGCGGACTCTTCCGCCCCCGCCACTTCCCGGCCCGCGCCGACGACCCGGCGGTCCCCCGGCTGAGCGGACTCCCCCCGTCCGCCTCCCCGCGCGCCGACGACCCCGGGGAACGCACCGGCGGACCCGTACCGCTGCCCCGGCGGCGGACGCCCAAGCTGGTCAGCTCGCACGGCAGGCCGGTCGCCGGGCAGGGCCCGCGCCGCGACCCGGACGGACAGCCCCCGGCCGGCCCCCGCCGTGCCGAGCCGGGCGGACCGGCCGCGCTGCCGGTCCGCCGCCGCGAGGAGCCGGACCGGCGGGCCGCGGGGTCCGCCGAGCGCGCCGGGGCACGCCCGGCTGCTCCGGGCGACGGCGGGCACGAGTCCTCCGGGACGCCGTCGCCGCCCGGGCGCCCCCGGTCCGCGACCGCCGCTTCCGGGGCCGGCCGGGACGACGGCACGCCGCCCGCCGGCGGCACGGCCCCCGCGTCCGCTCCCGGCGCCGGCCCGCTGCCCCGGCGCCGGCGCCAGGCCAGCCTGGCCCCCCAGCTCAAGCAGGACCCCGAACGGCGCGCCGAACACGAGGCGCGGCCCGAGGACCGCGACGCCGACGAGGTCCGCAGCCGGATGGCCTCCCTGCAGCGCGGCTGGCAGCGCGGCCGCGAGGAGAACGCCGCCGGCGACGGCGCGCGGAACGGCACAGCACGAGGAACGACAAAGGGGGACGGTCCATGA
- a CDS encoding roadblock/LC7 domain-containing protein gives MTAPKATGGTGTNKEDKRDKGDKGELNWLLDDLVDRVASIRKAVILSGDGLPTGVSKDLTREDGEHLAAVASGFHSLAKGVGRHFDAGGVRQTVVELDDAFLFVTAAGDGSCLAVLSDADSDVGQVAYEMTLLVKRVGAHLGTAPRAELPAGG, from the coding sequence ATGACCGCACCGAAGGCCACCGGCGGCACGGGTACGAACAAGGAGGACAAGAGGGACAAGGGGGACAAGGGGGAGCTGAACTGGCTCCTCGACGACCTCGTCGACCGGGTCGCCAGCATCCGCAAGGCCGTCATCCTCTCCGGGGACGGCCTGCCCACGGGAGTGTCCAAGGACCTGACCCGCGAGGACGGCGAACACCTGGCCGCCGTCGCGTCCGGTTTCCACAGCCTGGCCAAGGGCGTGGGCCGTCACTTCGACGCGGGCGGCGTCCGGCAGACCGTCGTCGAGCTGGACGACGCCTTCCTGTTCGTGACCGCCGCCGGGGACGGCAGCTGCCTGGCCGTGCTGTCGGACGCCGACTCCGACGTCGGCCAGGTCGCCTACGAGATGACCCTCCTGGTCAAGCGGGTCGGTGCGCACCTGGGCACGGCTCCGCGCGCCGAGCTGCCCGCGGGCGGGTAG
- a CDS encoding DUF742 domain-containing protein, translating into MSGDGQAGSHWFDDEAGPVVRPYAMTRGRTTSPAQHRLDLIAVVVTEPGADDAEADTTLSPEHVDIVRLCRDAPQSVAELAAELDLPTGVVRVLIGDLVHAELVHVTRPVPPAELPDESILRDVIAGLRAL; encoded by the coding sequence ATGAGCGGAGACGGTCAGGCAGGAAGCCACTGGTTCGACGACGAGGCGGGACCGGTCGTCCGTCCGTACGCCATGACGCGTGGCCGCACCACGAGCCCGGCCCAGCACCGCCTCGACCTGATCGCGGTGGTCGTCACGGAGCCCGGCGCCGACGACGCCGAGGCGGACACGACGCTCTCCCCGGAACACGTGGACATCGTCCGGCTCTGCCGGGACGCGCCGCAGTCGGTCGCCGAACTCGCCGCGGAGCTCGACCTGCCCACCGGAGTGGTGCGCGTCCTCATCGGAGACCTCGTGCACGCGGAACTCGTCCACGTGACGCGTCCGGTGCCCCCGGCCGAGCTGCCGGACGAGAGCATCCTGCGTGACGTGATCGCCGGCCTCCGGGCGCTGTGA
- a CDS encoding ATP/GTP-binding protein, which produces MIFGRSERGRSLVEPVTLKILVAGGFGVGKTTLVGAVSEIRPLRTEELLTEAGRPVDDTTGVEAKHTTTVAMDFGRITVREGLVLYLFGTPGQERFWFMWDELSEGALAAVVLADTRRLEDCFAAVDYFERRSIPFLVGINCFDGAARYPADAVRRALDLDGDVPLVLCDARDRESVKEVLVRVVQHAMGYTADRRRAVTT; this is translated from the coding sequence ATGATCTTCGGGCGTTCCGAGCGCGGCAGGTCCCTGGTGGAGCCCGTCACGCTCAAGATCCTGGTGGCCGGCGGCTTCGGCGTGGGCAAGACGACCCTGGTCGGCGCGGTCAGCGAGATCAGACCGCTGCGCACCGAGGAGCTGCTGACCGAGGCCGGGCGTCCGGTCGACGACACCACCGGCGTGGAGGCCAAGCACACCACCACCGTGGCCATGGACTTCGGCCGCATCACCGTGCGCGAGGGGCTGGTGCTGTACCTGTTCGGGACGCCCGGGCAGGAACGGTTCTGGTTCATGTGGGACGAGCTGTCCGAGGGCGCCCTCGCCGCCGTGGTGCTCGCCGACACACGCCGCTTGGAGGACTGCTTCGCCGCCGTCGACTACTTCGAACGGCGGTCCATCCCCTTCCTCGTCGGCATCAACTGCTTCGACGGTGCCGCCCGTTACCCCGCCGACGCCGTCCGGCGGGCACTCGACCTGGACGGGGACGTCCCGCTGGTGCTGTGCGACGCCCGCGACCGGGAGTCGGTGAAGGAGGTGCTCGTCCGCGTCGTCCAGCACGCGATGGGGTACACCGCCGACCGCCGGCGGGCCGTCACCACCTGA
- a CDS encoding NUDIX domain-containing protein — protein sequence MSEIQHSTANSAQGSHCSSCGAPHGEGAAGWPRTCPSCGSVAYRNPLPVAVALQPVYDTRGTALVVITRTIAPARGGTALPGGYIDDREDWKQAVVRELNEETGIDAAARDVRLADAMSSPDGHLLLFGLLPERSAEGLPAPGTTDETEGPHLLRRPEELAFPLHTLAVRAFFEGRYV from the coding sequence GTGTCCGAAATTCAGCACTCAACTGCCAACTCCGCTCAGGGCTCCCACTGTTCGAGCTGCGGAGCGCCCCATGGGGAGGGTGCCGCCGGCTGGCCGCGCACGTGCCCGTCCTGCGGGAGCGTCGCCTACCGCAACCCGCTGCCGGTCGCCGTCGCACTCCAGCCCGTGTACGACACCAGGGGCACGGCCCTGGTCGTCATCACCCGAACCATCGCCCCCGCACGCGGGGGCACCGCCCTGCCCGGCGGTTACATCGACGACCGCGAGGACTGGAAGCAGGCCGTCGTGCGCGAACTCAACGAAGAGACCGGCATCGACGCCGCCGCCCGCGACGTGCGGCTCGCGGACGCCATGAGCTCGCCCGACGGGCACCTGCTGCTGTTCGGGCTCCTGCCCGAACGCTCCGCCGAAGGACTCCCGGCCCCCGGCACCACGGACGAGACCGAGGGCCCGCACCTGCTGCGCAGGCCCGAGGAGCTCGCCTTCCCCCTGCACACCCTGGCCGTGCGGGCCTTCTTCGAGGGCCGCTACGTCTGA
- a CDS encoding glycoside hydrolase family 31 protein: MDGRDLVRSVSVVGSRGAAQGFRTVRAAWRRRRIDAAGLPPRGAERARVPGEVRGAEPGPGGGVVRFGRSELRITVAVNGAVFWGWDGAGPEPSYALARSCPEADPRAVLEPDKDGGWRVVAERMTVAVSRHGAVQVCTPGGVMLRRDLPPRWWEPAGGGTVRWMQRSEVAADARFFGLGGRASGPRLRDGTYRLWNAGPGRASGPGGDPPHLTMPVQLVVADAGAHLVFHDSTWDGAVTLWEGEEGAGSGHDRAGRCETRMDGGPLRCWVMAGTPARVLHTWASLTGAPALPPAWALGHHLRWDRGGEQEVRRTVAAHQERGLPLDAVHLDVGHCEDGQVFTVDEERFPKLPVLAEELRRDGIRLVSVVDPAVKAAPGNAVHDSGSAVDAFVRDAAGRVVRGEARAGESVFPDFTRAPVRAWWGGLYAERLGQGFAGVWHDMDEPTSFTAFGETTLPRSARHALEGRGGDHREAHNVYALCMARAGYEGLRALSPQERPFLLSRSGWAGSQRYGGTWSGAAAAGWPGLRASLSLVLGLGLCGVPFSGPDVGGPGGDGAAELYLRWLQLAAYLPLLRTRAGRGGPWESGPGVVGHARLALLERRRLQPYFVTLAHLARRTGAPCVRPVWWRAPEDRALRDCEDAFLLGDCLLVAPVLEPGTDRRAVQLPRGRWYDTVTERAYEGPARVVVDAPPSRIPVFAHAGAVLPVRGERGAPELEVWAPERGRAGGGLVVPDAGDGWDEGGIERYVARRQGRRVVVVREREDGAAEPSRPVRVRGLG; the protein is encoded by the coding sequence ATGGACGGTCGTGACCTGGTGCGTTCGGTGAGTGTGGTCGGTTCGAGGGGGGCGGCGCAGGGGTTCCGTACCGTACGGGCCGCATGGCGCAGGAGGCGTATCGACGCCGCGGGGCTGCCGCCGCGGGGGGCCGAGCGCGCGCGGGTCCCGGGAGAGGTGCGGGGGGCGGAACCGGGGCCGGGGGGCGGGGTGGTCCGGTTCGGGCGGTCCGAGCTGCGGATCACCGTCGCGGTCAACGGGGCGGTCTTCTGGGGCTGGGACGGGGCGGGCCCCGAGCCCTCGTACGCGCTCGCCCGGAGTTGTCCCGAGGCGGATCCGCGGGCGGTGCTGGAGCCGGACAAGGACGGTGGCTGGCGGGTCGTGGCCGAGCGGATGACGGTCGCCGTCTCCCGGCACGGTGCGGTCCAGGTGTGCACGCCCGGAGGCGTCATGCTGCGGCGGGACCTGCCGCCGCGCTGGTGGGAGCCGGCCGGCGGGGGCACGGTGCGGTGGATGCAGCGGTCCGAGGTGGCCGCGGACGCCCGGTTCTTCGGTCTGGGCGGGCGCGCGTCCGGGCCCCGGCTGCGGGACGGCACGTACCGGCTGTGGAACGCCGGTCCGGGCCGTGCGTCCGGCCCGGGGGGTGATCCGCCGCACCTGACCATGCCGGTGCAGCTGGTGGTGGCCGACGCGGGGGCCCACCTGGTGTTCCACGACAGCACGTGGGACGGTGCGGTGACGCTGTGGGAGGGCGAGGAGGGCGCCGGGTCGGGGCACGACCGGGCGGGACGCTGCGAGACGCGGATGGACGGGGGTCCGCTGCGCTGCTGGGTGATGGCGGGCACGCCCGCGCGCGTGCTGCACACCTGGGCGTCGCTGACCGGAGCGCCCGCGCTGCCGCCCGCCTGGGCCCTCGGCCACCACCTGCGGTGGGACCGCGGCGGCGAGCAGGAGGTGCGGCGGACCGTCGCGGCCCATCAGGAGCGCGGTCTGCCGCTGGACGCCGTCCACCTGGACGTCGGCCACTGCGAGGACGGCCAGGTGTTCACCGTCGACGAGGAGCGCTTCCCGAAGCTGCCGGTGCTCGCCGAGGAACTGCGCCGGGACGGGATACGGCTGGTGTCGGTCGTCGACCCGGCGGTGAAGGCCGCGCCGGGCAACGCCGTGCACGACAGCGGCTCGGCCGTGGACGCGTTCGTCCGGGACGCCGCGGGGCGGGTGGTGCGCGGCGAGGCGCGGGCCGGCGAGTCGGTCTTCCCCGACTTCACCCGCGCGCCCGTGCGCGCGTGGTGGGGCGGCCTCTACGCGGAGCGGCTGGGGCAGGGCTTCGCGGGGGTCTGGCACGACATGGACGAGCCGACGTCGTTCACCGCCTTCGGGGAGACGACGCTGCCGCGTTCGGCCCGGCACGCCCTGGAGGGGCGCGGCGGCGACCACCGGGAGGCGCACAACGTGTACGCGCTCTGCATGGCCCGCGCGGGCTACGAGGGGCTGCGCGCGCTGTCGCCGCAGGAGCGCCCGTTCCTGCTGTCGCGCTCCGGCTGGGCGGGCTCGCAGCGGTACGGGGGGACCTGGTCGGGGGCCGCGGCGGCGGGCTGGCCGGGGCTGCGGGCCTCCCTGTCGCTGGTGCTGGGGCTCGGCCTGTGCGGGGTGCCGTTCTCGGGGCCGGACGTGGGGGGCCCCGGCGGGGACGGGGCGGCGGAGCTGTACCTGCGGTGGCTGCAGCTCGCCGCGTACCTGCCGCTGCTCCGTACGCGGGCGGGGCGCGGGGGGCCGTGGGAGTCCGGCCCCGGGGTGGTGGGGCACGCGCGCCTGGCGCTGCTCGAACGCCGGCGTCTGCAGCCCTACTTCGTGACGCTGGCCCACCTGGCCCGGCGGACCGGCGCGCCCTGTGTGCGGCCGGTGTGGTGGAGGGCGCCCGAGGACCGCGCGCTGCGCGACTGCGAGGACGCGTTCCTGCTCGGCGACTGTCTCCTCGTGGCGCCGGTCCTGGAACCGGGAACCGACCGGCGTGCGGTGCAGCTGCCGCGGGGCCGCTGGTACGACACGGTGACGGAGCGGGCGTACGAGGGCCCGGCGCGGGTCGTCGTGGACGCGCCGCCGTCGCGGATCCCGGTGTTCGCGCACGCGGGTGCGGTGCTGCCGGTGCGCGGTGAGCGCGGCGCGCCGGAGCTGGAGGTGTGGGCGCCCGAGCGGGGACGGGCGGGGGGCGGGCTGGTGGTGCCGGACGCGGGCGACGGGTGGGACGAGGGGGGGATCGAGCGTTACGTGGCCCGCCGGCAGGGCCGGCGGGTGGTGGTCGTACGGGAGCGGGAGGACGGCGCGGCCGAGCCGTCCCGCCCGGTGCGGGTGCGGGGCCTGGGCTGA